In a genomic window of Nodosilinea sp. E11:
- a CDS encoding septal ring lytic transglycosylase RlpA family protein, with product MKHSVLGGLTVAVAMSVFGAPLPSQAQEASDSAASIDAEHHADSLSHTLQTDTGLLTAADLSSPEPADPESPVSTQPVEDSHDALDLATVYPHALDARQAATVYIRSIPVITFVGDELETLSASSTPASLATDHEAPLKRANQTLARLQELAVDGDAADIKARWDSDDKAFVVTWGDEEIFALNDQIILPDTTENPGEDALHITNRLRRLLGDAPPLARVEGLPQPAPESRVAVVSSTLSGMASWYGPGFHGRRSASGEVFDQNAMTAAHRTLPFGTQVRVTNLSTGQSVVVRINDRGPFSHGRVIDLSAAAAGQIGLRASGVGRVQLEVLSGQ from the coding sequence ATGAAACATTCCGTATTGGGCGGACTGACGGTTGCCGTCGCTATGTCCGTCTTTGGAGCACCCTTGCCCAGCCAAGCTCAGGAAGCCAGCGATAGCGCTGCTTCCATCGATGCAGAACACCATGCTGATAGTCTCTCGCACACCCTACAGACCGATACAGGTTTACTGACCGCCGCCGACCTTTCAAGCCCCGAGCCCGCCGACCCTGAATCTCCTGTATCGACTCAGCCTGTTGAAGACAGCCACGACGCCCTTGACTTAGCCACCGTATATCCCCACGCCCTAGACGCCCGGCAGGCCGCTACGGTCTACATTCGTTCCATTCCGGTCATTACCTTTGTTGGCGATGAGCTAGAGACCCTAAGCGCTAGCAGCACCCCCGCCTCTCTGGCCACCGATCATGAAGCGCCGCTCAAGCGAGCCAATCAGACCTTGGCCCGCCTGCAAGAATTGGCCGTCGATGGCGATGCTGCCGATATCAAAGCCCGTTGGGATAGCGACGACAAAGCCTTTGTGGTGACCTGGGGGGACGAAGAAATTTTTGCCCTCAATGACCAAATTATTTTGCCCGACACCACCGAAAACCCTGGGGAAGATGCCCTACATATCACCAACCGGCTGCGACGACTGCTGGGCGATGCGCCACCTTTAGCCCGGGTTGAAGGATTGCCCCAGCCTGCGCCTGAGTCTCGGGTGGCCGTCGTGTCTTCGACCCTCAGCGGTATGGCATCTTGGTATGGTCCTGGGTTCCATGGCCGACGCAGCGCCAGTGGCGAAGTGTTTGACCAAAACGCCATGACTGCTGCCCACCGAACCCTGCCGTTTGGCACCCAGGTGCGGGTGACGAACCTGTCTACGGGCCAGTCGGTGGTGGTGCGCATTAACGATCGCGGCCCCTTTTCCCATGGTCGAGTGATCGATCTCTCAGCAGCGGCGGCGGGCCAGATTGGCCTCAGAGCCAGCGGTGTTGGCCGCGTGCAGCTTGAGGTGCTGTCGGGCCAATAA